The sequence below is a genomic window from Mycobacteroides abscessus ATCC 19977.
GAACGCCATCGCCCGAATCAGGTCGACCGACAGATCTGGCCATCGCCACGCACCGGGCCCGCTCAGGGCTGGCCGGGGTTGAGCTTCACAAACAGCGCGTCCGCTTCGGCGAGCACCTCGTCACCGTCCAGCAGCCGACCGGTCATGAATACCTTGCGCCCCTCAACGCGAGCCAGAGTGCAGTCGTACCGCAGCTCCTTCTCGATGGGAGTGATCTTGCGGTAGTTGATATTCAAGTAAGCCGTGCGCAGCTTGCGCAGATCGGTCAACAACAGCGAGCCGGTCCCGAAGATGGTGTCGAACAGCAGCCCGAGGCAGCCACCGTGCACAGCACCGTTGCGCCCCAGGTGGTAGCGGCCGAAAGTAGCTGTGCCAGTGAGGACCCCGTTGTCGAAGCTCTCGATCGTCATGGGTACCAACAGGATGTTCCCCCGGAGCGGGAGGTCGGTACGCCGCCCCGAAGGCGAGTCCCATTCCGAGACCTCGTACGGAGCCAGCAGTTTATTCATAGCCTCGAGCTGATCGGCCAGCTCGGTGACCACCGCATCGGGCGGCAGCGCGGCCCGCGCACGATCCTGCAGGGTCCGCAGCGCATCGATGAAACGGCCGTAGTCGGGGCCGCCCTTGAGAGTGGGATCGGGCGGGTTGAACCCACCACCCTCATGCGCAGTTACTGCTTCCTCGGTGGTCATACTCCCCTACGTTATTGGGGTGGATATTGCCCGGTTGAGCCAGCTCCCTTTCACCTACCCGGAGAGGGGCGCGACGGCCGGTGAGCTGCCCGCCGGGTACCACCACGTACGGGAATCTCGGCAGATCGGGACCGGCGAGGCCCGATTCGAGGAGGCGGCCGCACGCCTGATGCGTTTCGGAATCCAGCATGGAATCGGGCTGCGGGTCCTGACCTCGGCGCCCGAGGTCGGCGAGGGCGTGAATGTGGCGACACGACTGTGGCCGTTCTGGGCGTTATGCCGCATCGTTTACGTGGTCGACGAGCCGAACCGGCGCGGATTTGCCTACGGCACGCTTCAAGGACACCCCGAAACCGGCGAAGAGGCGTTCATTGTGCGCCGTGATCCTTCCAACGACGTTGTCAGCGTGGAAATTACCGCCTTCTCCAGGCCGTCATTCTGGTGGATTCGGCTAGGCAATCCGCTGGCGAAGCAACTGCAGCGGATAGTCACGCAGCGGTACCTGCGCGCGCTATGACCGCACCGCAGCATCGAACCCTCCCCGGGTAACCTATCTATTAGCTGGGCGCTCAATTCAGCTATCTTTTGGCGTGTCGCGTTCATCGGCGATTCCCAGGTAATTTCGGGCCCATCCCGGCCGGTCCGGTCGTGAACAGCAAATATTCTGTGGATTCAAATCGTTATGATGTGTAACCTTTTGTTCAACTCTGATTCATGCATTGTTAGGAGCGCTGGACCTGATGGTTGCACTGCCCGCCCGCGTCGCGTTGTTCGCCGGGGCCTTCGGGGCCTCGGTCGCGACGTACCTGGCCCCCATTGCGGCAGCACAGCCGCCCGTTCCACCGGTCTGCGGCGCCGGCGAAGCCCCGTACACCCATAACTGCCGCACCGCCTGTACCGGTGGTGCGCCGCGCGTCGGTGGCGCCTGCACCCAACCAGGTACCGACCTGTATGACCGCGGCTTCCACGAACCCACTCACGAGGGCGCCAACCCGCGCACTCCCCTGGGCACCAATCCGCATGTGCCCTATGGGACCAACACCACGACCGTTTTGCAGTAACGCATAACGACACGGTGCCCGGTTGACAACGTTGTCAGCCGGGCACCGCCGTCTTAGGCCGCGACTAAGGCAACCAATTCGCCAAGACCGTGTCCATGTCGCCGTCACCGGGGCCCGGCAGGTGCCGCGCACCCGAAAACCGATGAGAGGGTTCTGTATACGTTCCCGCCTTGACAAGCCGAGCAATATTGGCCCGGTAGATCTCATCGACCTCAGCATTGCGGTCGGGCTCACGGTCAAGCCACAAATTGGCGGGGTGGATCCATCGGCACTAGCCAGCAATCGCCGATCGGGAATGAAACCGCACGCTACGGAGTAGAAAATCGACATGGAACTCAACGACGCCGCGCGCGCCCTCATCGGAGCGGGCGCCGACGCCACGCTCGTCACCGTCAACCCCGACGGCAGCCCGCAGGTATCTGTGGTGTGGGTTGCCCTGCAGTCCACACCGGACGGTGACGAGTTGGTGGCGGCCCACCTTTCGGGTAACTACAAGAAGCTACGAAACATCCGTCGCGATCCCCACGTTGCCCTGACTGTCCTTGCCCCCAGTCAGCCCGGGCAGCAGCGCGAATATCTGGCCGTCACCGGCTCGGCGCGGGTGGTGGAGGGCGGCGCACCCGAGTTGCTCAGCCAGTTGGCCGTCGCGCTGCTGGGTTCCGACGAGCACTTCCCGCCACCGAACTCGCCGGAGGGATATCTGACCCGGATTCGCGTCGAATCGGTGGGTGGGCACGGCCCCTGGGCTTGATCTCAGTCCCGGATGACGCCCTTGGTCCGCATCAGAAAATCCGCGAGGAAGCCGTCATGCGGGATTTCGGGGGCCGTGTACGTGGTGGGGAGTCTGCCGCTGTAGACGTTGGATACCGTGGGTTCGTCGACAAGTGCGTCGATCAGTTCCCCATCATCGGTGATCGCATTGATCACCAACGAATGGCGCAGTGGCACAAGACCGTCGGCACGGGTCCAAGGCGCGATCCACACGCACGGGAACGCCAGCTCGGTGTTGAGCTTGTCGACATCGGGGCCGTGCAGCAGATGCACGGCGGGACGCAGCACAGCCGAGCCGTCCCCCAGGTCGGCAACCATCTGATCCGCGCCCAAAAGTGCGGTGGTGCCTCGTGATTTCTCTGCCAGGTGGTGGGCAACACTCCTAGCCGCATCGAGTGGTTGCCCGGGCAGAACGGCGCGTTCGTCGGCGATCGGAAAGGGCCGTATCGTCGCGAGCCTGGCCGCAATGGCTTCCGCCAACTGTCGCGGATCGCCTTCGTAGAGAACGGCTGTGGTGTTGGTGCAGGCCATGCCGCCCTGACCGCTGATCGACTCCACGATCACGTCGAGGTAGTCGCGCCAATCCCGTTCCGCGGTAATCAGAATCTTGGTGCGGCCCGGCCCGTTTACCAGCACCGCTGGATCGTCGGCGTACTTATCCACCACATCCTGGCCGCCGTAGACGATGGCGAGATCAGCCGCGGCGATGATTTCTGCCGCTCCCGCATGATCGGTCGGCAGATACAGGGCATCTTCGGGCCGAAAACCTGCCCGGCGCAAGGCCTGGACCAGCCGGGCCCCGGTGAAGGGCTCGCGGCGCGAAGGACGCATGGCCACGCGATATCCCAACGCCAGTGCTTGCACCCACCCGCCGTGCACACCCGGGCTATTGCCCGACGCGTGCACGGCCAGTACCTCACCGCGCCGGACCCAGAGCGCGCTCCCCCGGTGCGTGCGCTCATCGCGCCAATCGAATGTCGCCCCTACAGGCCTGGCGGGTGCGACCGCGTCGAATGCATGCCGAATGGCCTCGGTGACTTCGCAGGCGCTGTTCCGCGCAACTGCGACGGGCAGCCCCGACACCCGACTGACCACCTCGACGTACTGATCGAAGCCGTAGCCTGCGATGTCGGTGCCGGCAAAGATCTCGGCAGCTTCGGCCAGCGCCGCTTCCCGGCGGACCGCAGGCAGCGGCCGCGCACTGCGCTGAGCGCGGATGCTCCGGCTGACAAACAGCGGCGGCGCGATACTCAGTTCAGCGACGGGCGTCCCCGCGATATCGGTGATCACTTCACGTGCGCGAGTGCGGTATTCGCCATTGGGGCCAAGCGCGTCCACTGCGATCACGATCAGTAGACGCCTTCGATGACGGCTTCGCCCTCGAACGTCGCAACGGGCGCGACCTCACTGACGGAGTCGCCGATCTGGCCGCCCGGTCCCTGTCTGCGGATCGCGGTGTCGCGTTCGAGGTTGTTCGGAATGAACATGCCCTTGCCGATGTGGTTCATCACCACCTGGCCGCGCTGGCCATGCGGTACCCGCTCCCCCGTCTCCGGATCGATGACCCAGAACACCACGTAGGGCGTGCGCGGATCGAACACGTGGATATCGCCGTCGAGTCGAGTCTTGGCCTGGGACAGGATCATTGTGCTGCCGAACGCCATCGCGATGACCGTCCTCGGGAAGATCTCGCGGAGCAGATCGAGGGTATCCAGGTCCACGTGCGCACCGCTGAGCAGGATGTAGCGGATCTTCTGATTCACCAGTTCGGCCATGGTGTCATCGCGCGCGATCGCGCCCAGCAGCGGCGGGCTGGTGTGCAGATTGGCAACGTCCTGGGTGTGCAGTACGAATCGCGCCTGCTCCAGCACGTGCTCCACATATGCGGACACCTCGGCGCCGACACCGCGCGTAGCGATCTTCTTGACCCACCGCGGATCCAGGTCTACCGAAAAGAACACCGAGCCCAACCGTTCGCTCACCGCGCGGGAGAAATGACCCACGCCATGAGGACCAGTCGGCATCAAGAACAGCAGCCCCTGGCCGCCCACGAAGCCACCTGTCGTGAAATCCTCGAGCTGCCACCGGGTGACCTGCTCAACCCAGTCCGGCAGCTGCGCGGTGCGTTTGGGCGCGCCGGTGGTGCCTCCGGATTCGAAAATCTTGGGAACCGGTGCCGGCGATCCGTAGCCGCGCGGTATCAAATCCTGGACGGGTGTGTCCCGCAGCTCGTTGACCAGGTTGGGGAACAGGCGCAAATCATCAAACCCGTTCACGTCGGTCAGCGGGTCGAAGTCCAGGTTCGGTGCCATGCGCAACCAGAACGGCGAGCCGGTGTCCTGCCCGAAGTGCCAGGCGATAGCGGCCCGCAGGTATGCCTCCGGGTCGACCACCGGCACGGTTCGTGGGATATCCAACAGCGAGAAGTCGATCTCGGCCATCCCCCCATCCTGGCGCAGCAACCGAGCGGACTTAAGTGAACTCTTGGTGCGCCGTTTCGACGGGTTGTGGTGCGGGTATTTCACGCGCCATGGCGATCAAGAAACGTCCCACGACGGACCTGCCGCCTGATCCTGAACCGGCGGCCACACCGGGCCTGTCGAAAGGTGGCGGCACACAGTCCGGGGACACTCCGCCCGCATCCGGTCAGGAGACACAACCGAGCAATCCAGACCCGGTATCGCTACGGAAAACTTCGGTACCTGCGATGGTGTCGATGATTGCGCTTGCCGTGCTTCTGGGCTTGTTTCTAGCGACCGCGGTCTTGCTGATCATGAAGATGTCCGGCGTCTTCAACTGAGCATGTGGCTCGCCGCGGCGCGATGGTTGATCTCGCGGCGCAGTTTTGGGCCCGGCCATCTCGTTATCTCGTGGGAGGAGGTCACGTCGCGGATGAGACTGACCAGCGCGGCGTTAACGGGTGCCTTGGCGCCAAGCCTCTTGGCAAGTTCGACGACTTCGCCGTTGATGTAGTCGATTTCGGT
It includes:
- a CDS encoding PaaI family thioesterase, with the translated sequence MTTEEAVTAHEGGGFNPPDPTLKGGPDYGRFIDALRTLQDRARAALPPDAVVTELADQLEAMNKLLAPYEVSEWDSPSGRRTDLPLRGNILLVPMTIESFDNGVLTGTATFGRYHLGRNGAVHGGCLGLLFDTIFGTGSLLLTDLRKLRTAYLNINYRKITPIEKELRYDCTLARVEGRKVFMTGRLLDGDEVLAEADALFVKLNPGQP
- a CDS encoding DUF1990 family protein, with protein sequence MDIARLSQLPFTYPERGATAGELPAGYHHVRESRQIGTGEARFEEAAARLMRFGIQHGIGLRVLTSAPEVGEGVNVATRLWPFWALCRIVYVVDEPNRRGFAYGTLQGHPETGEEAFIVRRDPSNDVVSVEITAFSRPSFWWIRLGNPLAKQLQRIVTQRYLRAL
- a CDS encoding PPOX class F420-dependent oxidoreductase — translated: MELNDAARALIGAGADATLVTVNPDGSPQVSVVWVALQSTPDGDELVAAHLSGNYKKLRNIRRDPHVALTVLAPSQPGQQREYLAVTGSARVVEGGAPELLSQLAVALLGSDEHFPPPNSPEGYLTRIRVESVGGHGPWA
- a CDS encoding aldehyde dehydrogenase family protein; translation: MIAVDALGPNGEYRTRAREVITDIAGTPVAELSIAPPLFVSRSIRAQRSARPLPAVRREAALAEAAEIFAGTDIAGYGFDQYVEVVSRVSGLPVAVARNSACEVTEAIRHAFDAVAPARPVGATFDWRDERTHRGSALWVRRGEVLAVHASGNSPGVHGGWVQALALGYRVAMRPSRREPFTGARLVQALRRAGFRPEDALYLPTDHAGAAEIIAAADLAIVYGGQDVVDKYADDPAVLVNGPGRTKILITAERDWRDYLDVIVESISGQGGMACTNTTAVLYEGDPRQLAEAIAARLATIRPFPIADERAVLPGQPLDAARSVAHHLAEKSRGTTALLGADQMVADLGDGSAVLRPAVHLLHGPDVDKLNTELAFPCVWIAPWTRADGLVPLRHSLVINAITDDGELIDALVDEPTVSNVYSGRLPTTYTAPEIPHDGFLADFLMRTKGVIRD
- a CDS encoding phenazine antibiotic biosynthesis protein, with product MAEIDFSLLDIPRTVPVVDPEAYLRAAIAWHFGQDTGSPFWLRMAPNLDFDPLTDVNGFDDLRLFPNLVNELRDTPVQDLIPRGYGSPAPVPKIFESGGTTGAPKRTAQLPDWVEQVTRWQLEDFTTGGFVGGQGLLFLMPTGPHGVGHFSRAVSERLGSVFFSVDLDPRWVKKIATRGVGAEVSAYVEHVLEQARFVLHTQDVANLHTSPPLLGAIARDDTMAELVNQKIRYILLSGAHVDLDTLDLLREIFPRTVIAMAFGSTMILSQAKTRLDGDIHVFDPRTPYVVFWVIDPETGERVPHGQRGQVVMNHIGKGMFIPNNLERDTAIRRQGPGGQIGDSVSEVAPVATFEGEAVIEGVY
- a CDS encoding DUF6480 family protein, with translation MAIKKRPTTDLPPDPEPAATPGLSKGGGTQSGDTPPASGQETQPSNPDPVSLRKTSVPAMVSMIALAVLLGLFLATAVLLIMKMSGVFN